A genome region from Crossiella equi includes the following:
- a CDS encoding sulfate adenylyltransferase subunit 1 translates to MSDLLRLATAGSVDDGKSTLVGRLLYDTKSVLADQLEAVERASVDRGLSTPDLSLLVDGLRSEREQGITIDVAYRYFATPNRSYVLADTPGHVQYTRNTVTGASTAQLAILLVDARRGVVEQTRRHAAVLAMLGVPQLVLAVNKIDLIDYDETRFGLIAKEFLAHANALGYSEDAVLSVPVSALVGDNVVERSERTPWYTGPTLLAHLESVPVQPDPHDVPFRFPVQYVIRPRTPEHPDYRGYAGQVAAGIVREGDEVVVLPAGLRSRVVGIDTADGPLPEAGAGQSVTLLLDNDLDISRGDLIASAEQSPQVSDELNATVCWLAEKPLRPNARVLVKHGTRTVPAIVTELADRFDEQRLATVDTPDALQLNEIGRVTIRTAEALPLDEYTSSRRTGSFLVIDPHDGATLAAGLVGAPLPVPDVNEDGGLGANTADNRALVSPGP, encoded by the coding sequence ATGTCTGACCTGCTGAGGCTCGCCACCGCCGGGTCCGTCGACGACGGCAAGTCCACCCTGGTCGGCCGCCTGCTCTACGACACGAAGTCGGTGCTCGCCGACCAGCTCGAGGCCGTCGAGCGGGCCAGCGTCGACCGGGGCCTGTCCACTCCGGACCTGTCGCTGCTGGTGGACGGCCTGCGCTCGGAACGCGAGCAGGGCATCACCATCGACGTGGCCTACCGCTACTTCGCCACCCCGAACCGCAGCTACGTGCTGGCCGACACCCCGGGCCACGTGCAGTACACCCGCAACACCGTCACCGGCGCCTCCACCGCGCAGCTGGCGATCCTGCTGGTGGACGCGCGCCGGGGCGTGGTCGAGCAGACCCGGCGGCACGCGGCCGTGCTGGCCATGCTCGGCGTGCCCCAGCTGGTGCTCGCGGTCAACAAGATCGACCTGATCGACTACGACGAGACCCGGTTCGGGCTGATCGCCAAGGAGTTCCTGGCGCACGCCAACGCCCTGGGCTACTCCGAGGACGCGGTGCTGTCGGTGCCGGTGTCCGCGCTGGTCGGTGACAACGTGGTGGAACGCTCCGAGCGCACACCCTGGTACACCGGGCCGACGCTGCTGGCGCACCTGGAGTCGGTGCCGGTGCAGCCGGACCCGCACGACGTGCCGTTCCGGTTCCCGGTGCAGTACGTGATCCGCCCGCGCACCCCCGAGCACCCCGACTACCGGGGCTACGCGGGCCAGGTCGCGGCCGGGATCGTGCGCGAGGGCGACGAGGTCGTGGTGCTGCCCGCCGGGCTGCGCAGCCGGGTGGTCGGCATCGACACCGCGGACGGTCCCCTGCCCGAGGCAGGCGCTGGTCAGTCGGTGACCCTGTTGCTGGACAACGATCTGGACATCTCCCGCGGCGACCTCATCGCCAGCGCGGAACAATCACCTCAGGTGAGTGACGAGCTCAACGCGACCGTGTGCTGGCTCGCCGAGAAACCGCTGCGGCCCAACGCCCGTGTCCTGGTCAAGCACGGCACCCGGACCGTCCCGGCCATCGTCACCGAGTTGGCGGATCGCTTCGACGAGCAGCGACTCGCCACAGTGGACACACCAGATGCCTTGCAGCTCAACGAGATCGGCCGGGTCACCATCCGCACCGCGGAGGCCCTCCCGCTCGACGAGTACACCAGCAGCCGCCGCACCGGTTCCTTCCTGGTGATCGACCCCCACGACGGGGCGACCCTGGCCGCCGGGCTGGTCGGCGCGCCACTCCCGGTTCCGGACGTCAACGAGGACGGCGGGCTCGGCGCGAACACCGCCGACAACCGCGCCCTCGTCTCCCCCGGCCCCTAG
- a CDS encoding ABC transporter substrate-binding protein has product MRTPRRRPRALTAALAAAALLVAAGCSRAAESTTQSSDAGPAAELRLGFFPNVTHAPALVGINEDKKFIAKELGATKLSTQAFNAGPSAVEALLAGSLDATFIGPNPTINAFTKSNGAAIRLVAGAATGGAQLVVKPGINGPADLKGRTIATPQLGGTQDVALRAWLAGNGLKVESTGGKDVKVANTENPQTFDAFRTNQLDGGWLPEPWSSRLVLEAGGKVLVDERDLWPGGRFPTTVLIVRTEFLQKHPATVKALLRGHVAATRFLGDSPAEAKQLVNAALGKYAGKPLPGPVLERAFGQISFTTDPAAGTFPKLSKDAVAAGVAKEEFDLKGLVDLSALNEALTAAGLPAVDAAGLDRK; this is encoded by the coding sequence GTGCGCACCCCTCGACGTCGGCCACGTGCCCTGACCGCCGCGCTCGCCGCCGCCGCACTGCTGGTCGCGGCCGGTTGTTCCCGGGCGGCCGAGTCGACGACCCAGAGCAGCGACGCCGGCCCGGCGGCCGAGCTGCGGCTCGGGTTCTTCCCCAACGTCACGCACGCCCCGGCCCTGGTCGGCATCAACGAGGACAAGAAGTTCATCGCCAAGGAGCTTGGCGCGACCAAGCTCAGCACCCAGGCGTTCAACGCGGGCCCCTCCGCGGTGGAGGCGCTGCTGGCCGGTTCCCTCGACGCCACGTTCATCGGCCCGAACCCGACCATCAACGCCTTCACCAAGTCCAACGGCGCGGCCATCCGGCTGGTCGCGGGCGCGGCCACCGGCGGCGCGCAGCTGGTGGTCAAGCCCGGTATCAACGGGCCCGCCGACCTCAAGGGCAGGACGATCGCCACCCCGCAGCTCGGCGGCACCCAGGACGTGGCGCTGCGCGCGTGGCTGGCGGGCAACGGCCTGAAGGTGGAGAGCACCGGCGGCAAGGACGTCAAGGTCGCCAACACCGAGAACCCGCAGACCTTCGACGCCTTCCGCACCAACCAGCTCGACGGCGGCTGGCTGCCCGAGCCGTGGTCCTCGCGCCTGGTCCTGGAGGCCGGGGGCAAGGTGCTGGTGGACGAGCGGGACCTGTGGCCGGGCGGCAGGTTCCCGACCACGGTGCTGATCGTGCGCACCGAGTTCCTGCAGAAGCACCCGGCCACGGTCAAGGCGCTGCTGCGCGGGCACGTGGCCGCGACCAGGTTCCTCGGCGACAGCCCGGCCGAGGCCAAGCAGCTGGTCAACGCCGCGCTCGGCAAGTACGCGGGCAAGCCCCTGCCCGGCCCGGTGCTGGAGCGGGCGTTCGGCCAGATCTCCTTCACCACCGACCCGGCCGCGGGCACCTTCCCGAAGCTGTCCAAGGACGCGGTGGCCGCCGGGGTGGCCAAGGAGGAGTTCGACCTCAAGGGCCTGGTCGACCTCAGCGCGCTGAACGAGGCGCTCACGGCCGCCGGGCTGCCCGCGGTGGACGCCGCCGGCCTGGACCGGAAGTGA
- a CDS encoding ABC transporter ATP-binding protein, producing MTATLEHTLPHPRTGDAVVHLRKVSKSFGRGAGAVTALDGVDLTVAPGEFVCLLGASGCGKSTLLNLVAGLDTPSDGTVTVHSGRPAVVFQEPALMPWLTAARNVELPLRLRGQGKAERTAAAARLLELVRLGEAGRKRPHELSGGMRQRVALARALATTLDEAEGGNPLLLMDEPFAALDAITRDVLQGELRRIWAQTQTAVLFVTHDVREAVRLGQRVVLLSSRPGRVVREWAVTGQDTEALTEEITGHLREVISSHGRS from the coding sequence ATGACCGCGACGTTGGAGCACACCCTGCCCCACCCCCGCACCGGTGACGCCGTGGTGCACCTGCGGAAGGTGAGCAAGTCCTTCGGCCGGGGCGCCGGGGCGGTGACCGCCCTGGACGGGGTCGACCTGACCGTGGCGCCCGGGGAGTTCGTCTGCCTGCTCGGCGCCTCCGGCTGCGGCAAGTCCACGCTGCTCAACCTCGTCGCCGGGCTGGACACCCCGTCCGACGGCACCGTCACCGTCCACAGTGGACGGCCTGCGGTGGTGTTCCAGGAGCCCGCGCTGATGCCGTGGCTGACCGCGGCCCGCAACGTCGAGCTGCCGCTGCGCCTGCGCGGGCAGGGCAAGGCCGAGCGCACCGCCGCCGCGGCCAGGCTGCTGGAGCTGGTGCGCCTGGGCGAGGCCGGCCGCAAACGTCCGCACGAGCTCTCCGGCGGCATGCGCCAGCGCGTGGCCCTGGCCCGGGCGCTGGCCACCACGCTGGACGAGGCCGAGGGCGGCAACCCGCTGCTGCTCATGGACGAGCCGTTCGCCGCGCTGGACGCGATCACCCGTGACGTGCTGCAGGGCGAGCTGCGCCGGATCTGGGCACAGACCCAGACCGCGGTGCTGTTCGTCACCCACGACGTGCGCGAGGCGGTGCGGCTGGGGCAGCGCGTGGTGCTGCTGTCCTCGCGGCCCGGGCGCGTGGTCCGCGAGTGGGCCGTCACCGGGCAGGACACCGAGGCGCTGACCGAGGAGATCACCGGGCACCTGCGGGAGGTGATCTCCAGCCATGGCCGGAGCTGA